AAATCAGTTCTGTTATTAAAAGAATAGTTCATATTGTATGAAATACCAAAATCGGTTAAAGAATTGCTTTTGGTTGATAGTAGAATGAGGTAATCATCTATGTAGTTGTAATTACCCACATAATCTAAGTGAAACTTGGAAAAATAACTTTTTATATTATGCGTCTTTTTTTCAGATGATTGTTTTTTCCAATTTATGCTTAAACCAGTATTATCAATATCTAATTTATCATTGTATTTATCTTTATATATTGGAATAGTAAAGTCGTTAAACATTTGATTTTTTGTATGCAAGAAACTTAGGCTTAAAGACTCATTTTCATTAGGTTTGTATATAAATTTTGTAGTATAATCTGAAAACTTAAACTTATTATTTCTATCAAACTTAATATTCTTATCTATAATTTGATTTTCTTGATTATCATCAAATGTTTGAAAAACGCGCATAGATAATTTATCAAAAGTAAATGTCTTTAAAACATCAGAAAAAGATCTTCTAACAGAAAAAGAAAGAGCTGTTTTCTCTGAAAAAGGAATTGAAATAAGCGCATCAGCATGGGTCATATTCAAACCAAAATTTCCAGTGATTTTTTCAGGTATTTTTTCTGTTGTTTTAATATCGATTACCCCAGAAACCCTGTTTCCATATCTAGCTCCCGTACCGCTTTTAGAAAGAGTGACTTCTTTGGTGGTATAAGGATTAAATGCTGAAATCATTCCAAAGAAATGCCCAGAATAATACATTTTGATTCCATCCCATAAAACTAAGTTTTGGTTTGGTGTTCCGCCTCTTATGTAAATACCGGCGGCTGTTTCATTAGGACTCTGAACACCTGGGATAATTTTTAAACTTTCTAATACATCTGGTTCTGTTAAACCAGGTAAAACACCTAATTGACTTGGTAGAATTGAAATAGTTCCGTTTCTTTTTTTATTTATACCAGAGGTTATATAGTTAGTAACAAGAACTTCTTTTAAAAGGTTGTATTCGTTAGGTTTGAAGTTTGAGTTTTTTGTTATATAGTAATAACGTTCATTAATTTGGTTAAAAATTAAAGGAGTTTGGCGTTCAATTTCTCCAATAAGATATACTAATTCACATTTTTTCTTTTTAAAAGAAAAGTTTTTACCATTAATTATTTCTGTATTAAAAGAAAATTTTACACCATAATAGGTTTCTGTTTCTTTTAATACATCTAATAAAGGCGCATCAATAAAAGAAATGTCTACCTTTTCCTGAGAAAAAATAGACATCGCTAAGCATATAAAAAGTATACTTAAGTTTATCTTCATTTACTATATGTCAATACAACTGAACTATTTTCTGCTAATTTATAAGAAATTTTCATAGGAGCAAAAACAGTTTGTAATGCTATATTAACATCTTTATGTGTAAAAGTACCTGTAAAACGTTGAGAGGTATCTATTCTTGAAGCATCAAATTTTAATTTGAATTGATTTTCTAAAGCTTTTATAACTTGATCTAAAGGAGTATTACTGAATGAACTTTCACCTTTAAACCAAGAAGGAACGCTATCTACAAATTCCCATTTTTCACTAGAATTACTGTAATTTCTGTAAGCTTTTCCTTTAGTTAAGATAACTTCTTCTTTGTTTTTTGAAGTAACTTTTACTTTACCCTCATAACATTTAACTTCAAAATAGTTATTCGAAGTATTGACAGTAAATTTAGTACCTAACACAGTTACATTTCCTTGAGTAGATTTTACAGTAAAAGATTTTCCTTTCTCTACTTCGAAATAAGCTTTTCCTTCTAAAGACAACTCTCTTTTATCTTCCCAATTTTGTTTTTTGTATGTTATTTCAGATTTAGGAGATAAATGGGCTTTAGAATTATCAGGTAAAGTAATTGTTAGTTGTTCTCCATAATTTGTAGAGAAGTCAACGGTGTTGTTGTTAAAATATAAAAAACTAATTAATAAAACTATAGAGGCAACAGCTCCATACATCCAAGTAGGAATTAATTTTACTACTTTTTTGTTAGCTTTTATTGACCCTAAGTTTGTTTTTATTTTACTAAAAGCTTCTTCTTTGTTATAAGAAGGGGTTTTTAGTAACTGAGAAGCTTCATCAATAGCTTTAAATTGATGATAAGCTTCTGTTTGTTGAAACTCTTTCAATTCTTCAGCAGATAGCTCATTGGCTATCCATCTGGCTAAAAAGGTTTCATCTTTATAATTTATTTTCATTTTCTGTTGTTCGTGCTATTTGTATTAAAAACAGGTAAAAGACTAATTACCCTACTACAAATATTATTTTTTATTAGACTTTACCTATTTGCTCTTTTAGTGTAAGAAGAGCTTTACTCATTCTCTTTTCTACTGCTTTCACAGAAACTCCAACTATAACTGCAATTTCACTATACTTTTTCTTGTCTATTCGACTAAGTAAAAAAACTTCCCGCTGTTTTTCTGGCAAGTCAGCAATTGCTTTTTTTAGTTTTATATGAAATTCTTCTTGTTCTAGAAGAAACTGAGGTGTCTCATTAGTATTACCAGAGGATACACTTTGTTTTTGGTGTTCCAAAACAACCTTTTTATGTGCTACATCATTTAAAAAATGATTATTAGCCACTGTATAGAGGTAAGATTTAGCTTTATCAAAAAAAACTTTAGCGCAATTACTCCATAATTTTATATACGCTTCCTGTACGATATCCTCTGCTTGCTGAGTATCACCGCACTTATAGTATATGTAATTTCTTAATGTTTGTGAATGTTGATTAAAAATTTCTTCAAAATTTTTCTGATCACAAACAGATTTTAAGGGTTCTTTATTCATTTAGATTAAATTCTTAATCGGTAACAAATGTATGAAAATGTAATTAAGGGGTTAAAAAATTATTAATATAACTTGTAAATTGGTAATTTCTTGTGTGCTTTTTCATAATGTGGCGTTTTTGTGTAAATCCAGTATAGTTGAGTTTGTGGATTTTTGGCAAAACTCTCATCGATGCTTAGCTTTTCTTCAAACTGTTTTTTAATTGAAGGGTTTTCTTGTAAAAAAGCTTCGGCAATGTCTTCAAAAACATATGCAGAGTAACCTTCTTTTTGTTGTAAAATAGTATCAAAGAAATTCCAGTTGAAGAAGGAATCTACAGCCTCAGCTTCCAAGGTTTCTACAATATAGCGAATCCCTGTTTGATTTGTAGGAATATAAATATCTCCTTTATTAAATTTAACTTGCTGATCTTTTGTTTTGGTAACTTCAGTATTGTAATGTAAATAATGACCTTCATATGCCATTTTTCGAGTGTTGAAGTTTTTTATGTGTTGAATTTCAACAGTTAGTGTAGTATCTTTCTTAAAACGAGTAAATTCAACTTTATTATTTTGTAATCGTTCTACAACGTCATGCCAACCTTGTTCTAATATATAGGCTTTAGGTATGGTGATTTCTTTGGTGGAAACAAAGTAGTTATAATAAGAAACTTTTTTATTGTAAGGTTTTGTTCTATCATAAAACAAACGTTTTCCATTGGTAACTTTACTGTCTATAAAAGTTCCCTCGTATCCTTTAAAATGAAGAGCTGTAGGATTATTCTTATCAACTGTAAATATAATGGGATACGTTTTCTTATTTATTATTTCTTCAACAGCATTTTTTCGTAAATCTTTTATTTTGCTGCTGTTTTCTTCGGTAAAATCTAAAGCAGAAAACAACAATTCATAGGTTTGTTCTACTCGAATTTTGTATGGTTTCAACATATGAGTTTCAACCATTAATCCTAAGGTATTGAAGAGGGTAGTGTACCCAGTAGAATACCTGGGTGAATCGAAAAACTGTGACCATCCTTTTTCTGGAGTTGTCCCCCAAACATTTACATACGGGGTTATGATGATGTCTTTTTGAGCTAAGGATTGTTCTATTTCAGGACGCATTTTTGTTTCAATAAACTCACCTAATTTTCCACCCAATTTATTGTGCTGTGTAAAAAGATGTGTAATTGCGTACTGATAGTCTGCTCCATTACTTACATGATTATCTATAAATACATCTGGATTTACAGTGTGAAAAATCTCAGTAAATGCAGCAGCATTTTTAGTGTCTTGTTTAATAAAATCACGATTTAAGTCGTAGTTACGAGCATTTCCTCTAAAACCGTATTCTTTTGGACCATTTTGGTTGGCTCTCGTGTGTGAGTTTCTGTTTAGGGCGCCACCAATATTGTATACGGGAATAACACAAATTAAAGAATTTTTGTAGTTTTTTTTAAAAGAATCATTTTGAACGATGTCTCTTAATAAAAGCATTGAAGCATCTATTCCGTCAGATTCTCCAGGGTGAATTCCGTTATTGATTAAAACTCTATTTTTTGAGGAGTTCTTGAGCTCTTTAATATTGGTTTTTCCATCAGCATTAAAAACAATTAAGTGTAAAGGTTTGCCAATATCAGTAGTACCAATCTCAAACAAGGAAATTTCAGGATAAGAGTTAGCCAACTCTTCATAAAAAGAAATAACCTCTTTATAAGTAGGAGTTTCCGTTCCGTTTGATGTTTCAAACAGGGTGGTGAAATCGACGTTTTTTTTTGTAGGTTTTTGTTTACAAGCAGTAGCTATTATTAGGAGTAATACAAATAGTTTTTTCAAAAGAATAGTGTTTTAAAAAGTTTAAATTCTAACCGCATCTGGAACCAAGCCTGTATAGTCTCCATCGTTTCTGATAACATCTCTTACAATAGATGAAGAAATATAGCTTTTACCTGAAGAGGTTAGTAAAAACACAGTTTCAATTTCAGAAAGTTTTCTATTAGTATGTGCAATGGCTTTTTCAAACTCAAAATCGGCAGGATTACGTAAACCTCTTAAAATAAATTGAGCGTCTTGTTCTTTACAAAAGTTTACAGTAAGTCCACTATAAGTAAGTACTTTTATTTTTGGCTCATGCTTAAAAGTTTCTTCGATAAAACGTTGACGCTCCTCTAGAGAAAACATATATTTTTTATCAGCATTCACTCCAATTGCGATGATTAATTCATCAAAAAGAGTAACACCACGTTCAATAATATCTAAGTGTCCTAAAGTAATTGGATCAAAAGATCCAGGGAAAATCGCTCTCTTCATTATATTTAGTTATTTAAAGCCATTTCAATAGCATTTCCAAATAATTCAGTTAAAGAAATACCTGCGTGATTGGCTTGCTGTGGTAAAATACTTGCTTCAGTTAATCCTGGAACAGTATTCATTTCTATAAAATGTGGCTCATCGTTAACTAAAATATATTCTGAACGAGAAAAACCACGCATATTTAAAATTTCATATACACGTTTGGCTACTTCTTTAACTCTATTTCTTTGAGAATCAGTTAAACGCGCAGGGGTGATTTCTTGTGATTCACCTTCATATTTAGCTTTGTAATCGAAGAAATCATTTTCAGAAACAATTTCAGTTATAGGTAATACTTTTGTTTCTCCTTTGTATTGAATTACTCCAACAGAAACCTCAGTTCCATCTAAAAAGCTTTCAATTAATATTTCAGTATCTTCTTCGTAAGCCTTTTCTATAGCAGGAATTAACTCTCCTTTAGTATATACTTTTGAAATACCAAAACTAGAACCTGCTCCGTTTGGTTTGACAAAGCAAGGAAGTCCGACTTTTTTTATGATAGCATCACAATCAATCTCATCACCTTTGTTTAGATATATAGAAACAGCTGTTGCTATTCCGTATTGTTTTACTACACTTAAAGTATCACGCTTATTAAAGGTTAAAGCCATTTGGTAGAATGGGGCAGAGGTGTGTTTTAAACCAATAAGATCGAAGTAAGCTAAAATAATACCGTTTTCGCCTGGTGTACCATGAATAGCATTAAAAACACAATCAAACGTAATTTTTTGACCTTTAATTTCAGTTGAAAAATCTTCTTTGTTTATTGGATATTCTTCTTCGTTGTCATCAACATGCACCCATTTATTTTCTAAAATATGAACTTTATACGCGTTATATTTTTCTGTATCAATATGTTTGTAAACTACATTACCACTTTTTAGAGAAATTCCTACTTCAGAGGAATAACCTCCCATAATAATAGCGATGTTTTTTTTCACTTCAAATGTATTTCAATTACTGTTTTTATCATTGTTTGTCTAAAATCCAATCGTTGGATTATACAAACTTACCAAAAAAACTCGTTTAAGACTTGTTGAATTTAAAATAGTAATATTTTTACTGTAAATTTGTGCGATCTTACAAAAAAATGATATGAGTAATTTTACAGAAAGTTTTAAAGGTTTATTTCAGTTTATTAAAAGTAAATCTTTTTTAAAAAACGTAATTATAGCAGTTGTTTCAATACTAGTTTTTGTATTTGTTTTACAATGGTGGTTAGGAGTTACAACAAATCACAATCAAAAAGTACAAGTGCCTAACTTACATAAAATGTCGTTGGCAGATGTTGAGCAGAAACTGAGTGAATTAAATTTAGATTTTGTGGTAATTGATAGTGCAAGCTATAATCCTGAATATCCAAAAAAATCAGTTATTGAACAAGATCCAGAGGCTGGTGACTTTGTAAAAGAAAAACGTAAAATATACTTAACCTTAAATCCGTCAAAGTATAGAGATGTAGAAGTACCTAATTTAAATGGACGTACAAGGCGTCAAGCAACAACACACTTACGTTCAATAGGATTTAAAGTGGGAACCAATGTTACTTGGGTTCACGATATAGGAAAAGATGTGGTTCGTGGATTGAAACATAACGGGCAAAAAATAGAACCAGGTACTAAGTTACCAAAACAAACAACCATCGACTTGATTTTAGGTGATGGTAATGGATACTAATTTTTATAACTGATTGATGCAGGAAGATAACACTCCAGAGATAGAGAATGATGATTTGTACGAGCACCATAGGTTTGTAGCAACAGATGGTCAAGTACCTTTACGAGTAGATAAGTTTTTAATGAACTTTATTGAAAATGCTACTCGAAATAAAATACAGCAAGCAGCTAAAGCAGGTAATGTTTTAGTTAATGATGTAGCAGTAAAGCCTAACTATAAGGTAAAACCAAAAGATGTAGTTAGAGTTGTATTAACATACCCTCCTCACGAAAATTTATTAGTAGCAGAAGATATTCCTATTGATATAGTATATGAGGATGATGAAGTAATAGTGGTGAACAAGCCAGCAGGTATGGTAGTTCATCCTGGCCATGGAAATTATTCAGGAACATTAGTGAACGGATTAATTCATCATATAGAAAACTTACCGACTAACTCTAACGAGCGTCCTGGTTTAGTACATCGAATAGATAAAGATACTAGTGGATTACTAGTTGTTGCAAAAACTGAGTTTGCAATGGCTCATTTATCTAAGCAGTTTTTTGATCGTACTACTGAACGGTTGTATTATGCTTTAGTTTGGGGAAATATTGAAGAGGATGAAGGAACTATTGAAGGAAATATAGGACGTAGCTTTAAAAATCGCTTACAAATGGATGTTTTTCCTGATGGAGAACATGGTAAGCATGCAGTAACCCATTATAAAGTATTAGAAAGACTTACGTATGTAACCTTGGTACAATGTAAGTTAGAAACGGGTAGAACACATCAAATTAGAGCTCACTTTAAACACATTGGACATACACTTTTTAACGATGAACGTTATGGTGGGAATGCTATTTTAAAGGGAACTACATTTACTAAATACAAACAATTTGTAGATAATTGCTTTAAAGTGTTGCCAAGACAAGCTTTGCATGCAAAAACCTTAGGTTTTACACATCCAACTACAGGAGAGTTTTTACAGTTTGACTCTGAAGTACCAGAAGACATTACCGCTTGTTTAGAAAAGTGGCGAACTTATTCTGAACATTCTAAATTGGAAGAATAAAAACTTATTCAAAGGCAAAGGCTATATAAAATGAATTCATTTTATATAGCCTTTGTTTCATTTTTCTTGTAGATCCACTCAATAATAAAACATAGGGTAATAATACCAAGAGAAACAAATACACCAACAAGATTTGATTCTAATTGTTGTTTTATAAGAATAATTAGGGCAACAGCACATAAAATACAACCGAATAAAGGAATTCCTTTATTAGAGTTTGTTTCTTTTGAAAGCTTAAAGCCTACGTAATTCACAATTCCGAAAATAAGGATAAAACCAACACTACCAGCGGTAGAAATACTCTCTAAATTCAAGGTGTTAACTAATATCAAAGTTGCTATAGCTGTAATTAGTAATCCGATAGGTTGATTCCAAAACTTGGCAAGAAAGTGATGTGGTAGTTCATCATCTTCTGCAATTTCATAGTTCACTTTACTTCCTCCGTATAATGAAGCATTAATAGCAGAAAATGTAGATATTAATGCGGCTATGGTTATAATAGTAAAACCTATTTGTCCTAACATTGGTTTAGCAGCTTCTGCTAGTACATAATCCTGTGCTTTGGCAATTTGATTAAATGGGAGAGAACCTACAGTAACAAGAGCAATGATAATGTACAATACAATTACAAATATTACAGAATAGTAATAAGCTTTTGCTATGTTTTTTTCAGGATTTAAAATATCGGGAGCAGCATTAGCAATTAGCTCAAAACCTTCATAAGCAACAAAAATGACCATACCACCAGCAAATAATTTGATAGGATTCTCCCAGTTACTAATAGATAGTTGTGCCATATTAGGATTTCCTATTAATCCATAGGCTCCGATAGCAATAAAACCAATAAGAATTATAAGTTTAATAACTACTGCGTACGATTCAATTTTTCCCACTACAACAATACTGTAGTAGTTAATTGCTGTAGCTATAATAATAATAGCACTAGCATATATATGGAAGTTGATTGTTTTGTTTTGAGTAATTTCCCATAGGTTAGGAGCATAAGAGCCAAAAGCAGAAGCATATAAAGAAAGCATTACAATATAGCTTATCCATAATAGATTGTTAATAGCTCCACTAAAAATAGTTCTTCCAAAACCTTGATTAATAAACTTTACGGTTCCACCTCTATCAGGGTACTTCTTAGAAAGATGTACATAGCTGTATGAAGTTAGTAAAGCTAGTATACCTGCAAGTAAAAAAGCAATTGGAGTTCCACCTTTGGCAAGTAAAACAGCAAGACCTAAAACGGCAAAAATACCGCCGCCTACCATACCACCAATTCCTATTGAAATAGCTTCTTTTAATCCTATTTTTTTAGACATATTTAGTGACTGTTAGTTAGTGTAACAGTCACTAAAATAGTTATTTATTTTTAAAGATTGATAATGAGAAGTATTATAAAAAGGAGCGTTTTATTCAAGTTATCTGTACTTTTTTAATCGTTTACTTGTTTCAAAAAAGGATAATCTGTATATCCTCTAGCATCCCCACCACCAAATAACGTATGAGTATCAGTAATTTTGTTTAATGGAGCATTTAGTTTTACTCTTATTGGATAATCTGGGTTCGTTAAAAAATTACGTCCAAAGCCAATTAAATCAACTAGTTCATTTTTTAATAAATCTTCCCCTTGTTCAGGTGTTTTATTTCCTGTAGCAATAATAGTTTTACTAAATATTTTGCGTAGGTTCTGTCTAAAATCATTAGGAATTTTAGGAGCATCATCCCAATCTGCTTCACATAGATGTAAATAGGTAACCCCAATTTTTTCAAGTTTTTGGGTAGCAATCATTATAGTGTCTAATATTTCAGGATCATTCATGTCTTTAAAACTAATAAAAGGGGAGAGGCGAACTCCGGTTTTTTCATTACCTATTTCCTGAGCAACTGCTTGAGTGATTTCGGTTAGTAATCGAACTCTATTTTCTTTAGTTCCCCCATATTCGTCAGTTCGTTGGTTAGAATTACTTCTTAAAAACTGATCTATCAAATATCCATTGGCTCCGTGAATTTCAACACCGTCAAAACCTGCTTTAATAGCATTTTTTGCCCCTGTTTTAAATTCTTCAATTACTTGATTGATGTCTGCTTTTGTCATTGCTCTAGGTTCTTCTACAGGTACAAAAGTAGCATCACCATTAGGAGCTCCATTAAAAATATAAACATTGGTGTCTTTGGCTGCTTTTTTAGAAGGAGCAATAGGCTGTAGTCCGTTTACTTTAGAACTAGATACGCGACCAACATGCCATAATTGTAAAAATATTTTGCTTCCTTTTTTATGGACTTCGTCAGTAATTAATTTCCAACCTTCAATTTGTTCTTGTGTATAAATTCCAGGTGTTTTAGCGTAGCCTTTTCCTTGTAATGAAACTTGAGTAGCTTCAGATATAATTATTCCTGCGGAGGCTCTTTGTCCATAATATTCAGCCATTAATTCATTAGGAATATCACCAGGTTGTGAACTTCTGGAACGTGTCATAGGAGCCATTAAAAATCTGTTTTTTAATGTCAAGCCATTTTTATTATAGGGTTGATATAACTTTTTAAAAGCCATGATTTACAAAGTTTTAATTATTTAATAGTACAAATTTACTACGGTTTGAAGATGTAGTTGTTGTATAATTTCATGTTTTACTTGTGAAAAAACATTGTGTTATTCCGTAAACTCTACAGTTGTAAAATGTAGGGTGGTAGTACCTATATTTTCTAGATTATGTATAAAGAAATTCTTAGTATTTAAATTATTAAAGTACTTAATATCATTAGGCTCGTAGGATGTTTCAATTACAGCACCATTAGAAAAATAGGAACGAGAGCTACCTCTTGTATGACAAACATAAAAATAAGGTTTATCATGTTTATGAAACGGAAGAGTTTTTCCGGGTTCCAATTCAATATGCCATATCTTAACACGTTTATTTTCTAATAATAATTGTTGTCCAATTTTATGACTATTAACTCCTAATTGAATGGCTTTTTTTAAGGATTCTGTCCAATGTACAGACCAATTACCAGCGGTGTTTATTGTTTCTACTTTCATAAGGAAGGTATTAGTTTATAGCATATAATAACCATTCTTTAAACTCATGCTTAGGAAGAATGATGTCTTTTTTAAAGCTGAAACCTAATTTATTAAGTAATTTTTGTGAGCCAGTATTACTAGGACGTGTAATAGCCACTAGATTTTGAATTCTGAACTCATTTATAGCTGCTTCTTTTATTTTTGATGCACTTTCAAAGGCATATCCTTTACCTTCAAATTGGGGTAAAAAGGCAAAACCAAAATCAATTCCATCAACTCCCTCACGATCATAAAGTCCCACAGTTCCTATTTTTTGATTATCAGATTGTCTAATTACAGTATAGCTAGAGTATCCTAATTTCTTGAGTTGTTTAAGCATAACTGTTTCAATATATTGCTTTGCATGAGTAGTTGAAGTTATGTTTCTATCTCCAATGTTTTCAATCCATTTAGGAGAGTTAAATAAGTTGAAGATAAAGTTAATATCTTCAGCATTTGTTGGTCTTATGATTAACCTCTCAGTTTGATATTGTGAACTCATTTATTTTGATTATTTACGGGGTGTAACTTTTTGATGTTAATAATTTATTGTCGATAGACCATTTATTTTCTGATACTTGACTTATAATAAAGAAATAAAATAAAGCATATAGCATTTGGCCACCAGCCCATTCCCAATGCTCTGTTAAACACGAGCCAAGAATAAGTATTGTAATTACAATAGCGCCTATTATAGCTACTCTGCAGGTAAATAGACCAATGATTAGTAGGATACCTATAAAAAATTCAATGAAGGGTAGTACGCTAGCACAAGCATACACAAGAAACTCTGGAAGTATGCTTTCTTGAAACTGACTTACCATCCAGTCACGGAATGAAGGGATTTTTGGCAATCTTGCTAATCCATGTCCGAAAAAGTTAATTCCCATAGTAATACGTAGCAATGCATACGCTGTTTGTTTAGGTGTGGCTTTCATTTATTTACTTTTCTTTAAATATGCTGGTAGTTCATTAGTCAACCAATCTTGTCTTACGGGTACATGTACATCTAAATCAAGTGTGTTTTCCAGCGCAAAAAATTCGTGAGATACATTTTCTGGAAAAACAATTACTTGACCAGCAGAGATGATATAGGTTTTTCTTTTTCCTTTATCAATAGTGTTAATTTTTACTTTTCCTTTGAGGATATAAGTAATTTGCTCATTGGGATGTTTGTGCATAGGAATATGCGCACCTTTTTTTAAATGAAAATAGGCCATTTGTCCTTTGGCCCCATGAAACCATTGTCGTGTAATTCCTTCGCTAATGGTATCGTGTGGCATAGATTCAAAGTCTATAACTTGAATACTTTCTACTTTTTTACCTAGAAGTGTAGTAGTCTCTTGCGCAGCTATTTGTCCGAAAAAAATTAATAAACTACCTAAGAATATTAGTTTTATGTTCATGATGTTACTTTTTAAAGTGATACTTCAATAATTTATTATTCAACATTAAAGGGATGTATAATGTTTTGGTAGCTTTGTCAAAGTACGTATCAGCACTTCCTTGAGGTAAATCAATTACAAGTTGCCCTTTATCACTTCCTTTTCTCAAGTAGAATAGGCTTCCTGCTAACCAATCAGTAATTAAAAAACCGTGTAAAGTTTCGCTGAGTCCATCTAAGTTTCCAAAAGGTTGACTTATGGTTTTTATTTTTTTTGTTTTTAAATTGATTTTAACCAAATGCCCTGGTGTTTTAGTAGCAAATGTTTTAGCATCTAAATCTATACCCCAACCAGCAGCTATTAAGTTATTTTTTGATAGAGATAAGCCATTAGGCATATTTAATTTATCATCTTTTAACCATAACTCAACTTTTCTAGCCCCTTTAGTTGGAAGTTTGTAAATACCACTAAGTCCAAAAGTGTTAGAAGCATAAATATTTCCTTTTTTATCAGCAACAATATCATTGAGAAAGGTAGCATCTTTGGCTGTAAATCGTTGGACTTGTTTATTTGCTATATCAACTTCAACAATAGTATTAATATCCGTAACGTATAATTTTCCTTTGTGAATAGTAAGTCCTTTAGGAGCATCTAATCCTTTAAGCCATTCTAGTTCTATTATTTCTCCGTCTAAACTTATTTTAGATATAAAACCATTACCATCTTTATCAGTAGGAGCACCGTTTACATTAGACACATATAATACTTGGTTTGTTTTATCGAGCACTACGCTTTCAGGGTTCTTTAACCCTTTTAATTCCCAATCTTTTTCTAATTGAAAAGGTAATTTGTTTTGCGCATTAATAATTGTTAGTGTACTAAATACAAGGTATAAATAGATTGCATGTTTCATGTTGGTATTCTTATTTGTTAAATTTTAATTCGGCGTTATCAATTGGTGTATTAGGGTCGTTTATTACCATTTTAGCAATATCATCTTTACGCATAAATACTACACCTTCATGTTGTTTTGCATATTCAATAAATTGATTTACAACATTAACTACTGCTGGAGCACCTCCAATTCTATCGTGTAAACTCACACTCATCATTCTTCTTTTAGAGGAACCTTCTTTATAAAGCTGATTGAATTCTGTTTTTAGCTGGAATAAGAATT
The nucleotide sequence above comes from Tenacibaculum singaporense. Encoded proteins:
- a CDS encoding FecR family protein is translated as MKINYKDETFLARWIANELSAEELKEFQQTEAYHQFKAIDEASQLLKTPSYNKEEAFSKIKTNLGSIKANKKVVKLIPTWMYGAVASIVLLISFLYFNNNTVDFSTNYGEQLTITLPDNSKAHLSPKSEITYKKQNWEDKRELSLEGKAYFEVEKGKSFTVKSTQGNVTVLGTKFTVNTSNNYFEVKCYEGKVKVTSKNKEEVILTKGKAYRNYSNSSEKWEFVDSVPSWFKGESSFSNTPLDQVIKALENQFKLKFDASRIDTSQRFTGTFTHKDVNIALQTVFAPMKISYKLAENSSVVLTYSK
- a CDS encoding TonB-dependent receptor plug domain-containing protein, whose translation is MKINLSILFICLAMSIFSQEKVDISFIDAPLLDVLKETETYYGVKFSFNTEIINGKNFSFKKKKCELVYLIGEIERQTPLIFNQINERYYYITKNSNFKPNEYNLLKEVLVTNYITSGINKKRNGTISILPSQLGVLPGLTEPDVLESLKIIPGVQSPNETAAGIYIRGGTPNQNLVLWDGIKMYYSGHFFGMISAFNPYTTKEVTLSKSGTGARYGNRVSGVIDIKTTEKIPEKITGNFGLNMTHADALISIPFSEKTALSFSVRRSFSDVLKTFTFDKLSMRVFQTFDDNQENQIIDKNIKFDRNNKFKFSDYTTKFIYKPNENESLSLSFLHTKNQMFNDFTIPIYKDKYNDKLDIDNTGLSINWKKQSSEKKTHNIKSYFSKFHLDYVGNYNYIDDYLILLSTKSNSLTDFGISYNMNYSFNNRTDLFWGYDFTSTKAAYELKYLADVEGQNRYSSIQEDEGTNNTHSIFAEYLYDNDNWNINSGIRLNYFSKIDKLVFEPRLYFEKKLTSNLSFKASFEQKHQTLSQIIEFQTSSLGFDLENQIWAQVNNDNIPLQKSLQVSTGILFNKDNWKIDIEPYYKKVSGMTSQTSGYNDQTADFSNGKGKVYGIDVLINKKFNNYRTWVNYSYTKNRFKFLDLENKFFPANHDITNYFSWSHAYKLNNYEFSLGWIHRTGNPYTAVKEFYTDDNGAPHINLDSDNINALRLPNYSRFDASMTYSFNFSKRWKGKLGFSLLNIFNKKNILSRTYNAIPIRNSDNQIEYKLKEVNKISLGITPNFVFRVNF
- a CDS encoding M14 family metallopeptidase, producing the protein MKKLFVLLLIIATACKQKPTKKNVDFTTLFETSNGTETPTYKEVISFYEELANSYPEISLFEIGTTDIGKPLHLIVFNADGKTNIKELKNSSKNRVLINNGIHPGESDGIDASMLLLRDIVQNDSFKKNYKNSLICVIPVYNIGGALNRNSHTRANQNGPKEYGFRGNARNYDLNRDFIKQDTKNAAAFTEIFHTVNPDVFIDNHVSNGADYQYAITHLFTQHNKLGGKLGEFIETKMRPEIEQSLAQKDIIITPYVNVWGTTPEKGWSQFFDSPRYSTGYTTLFNTLGLMVETHMLKPYKIRVEQTYELLFSALDFTEENSSKIKDLRKNAVEEIINKKTYPIIFTVDKNNPTALHFKGYEGTFIDSKVTNGKRLFYDRTKPYNKKVSYYNYFVSTKEITIPKAYILEQGWHDVVERLQNNKVEFTRFKKDTTLTVEIQHIKNFNTRKMAYEGHYLHYNTEVTKTKDQQVKFNKGDIYIPTNQTGIRYIVETLEAEAVDSFFNWNFFDTILQQKEGYSAYVFEDIAEAFLQENPSIKKQFEEKLSIDESFAKNPQTQLYWIYTKTPHYEKAHKKLPIYKLY
- the coaD gene encoding pantetheine-phosphate adenylyltransferase, producing the protein MKRAIFPGSFDPITLGHLDIIERGVTLFDELIIAIGVNADKKYMFSLEERQRFIEETFKHEPKIKVLTYSGLTVNFCKEQDAQFILRGLRNPADFEFEKAIAHTNRKLSEIETVFLLTSSGKSYISSSIVRDVIRNDGDYTGLVPDAVRI
- a CDS encoding RNA polymerase sigma factor — translated: MNKEPLKSVCDQKNFEEIFNQHSQTLRNYIYYKCGDTQQAEDIVQEAYIKLWSNCAKVFFDKAKSYLYTVANNHFLNDVAHKKVVLEHQKQSVSSGNTNETPQFLLEQEEFHIKLKKAIADLPEKQREVFLLSRIDKKKYSEIAVIVGVSVKAVEKRMSKALLTLKEQIGKV